A genomic stretch from Sphingobacterium sp. ML3W includes:
- a CDS encoding efflux RND transporter periplasmic adaptor subunit, with protein sequence MKKLFALCLLLGTVGMLASCSSSNANAEQKEEIKNIPITPLVVMDTTVYQEYIADIQALKNVEIRSKLNGFLDKIYVDEGAWVKKGQILFRYNNEEYRSEVAKAKAQYDNSIAEAQKIKLEMERTQKLVDKNIVSPSEYNLLKIQLKAANSKIEEARALVNQAQTRLDYTVIQAPFDGRIDRILLKEGSLLTEGSLITTISDLSQVNVYFDISEREYLTMMQDKMNGKETRKTVKLILANGVLYPHEGVAHIVESEFEANTGSIALRVQFPNKEHILKHGATGKIAVPMETGEHAFVHQKSVFEIQDKTYVYTMQADSTVKMTPFIAGPRVGHYYIVEGGLDPNVKVVYEGVQNLRNGMKINPKLRRL encoded by the coding sequence ATGAAGAAATTATTTGCACTGTGCCTATTATTGGGTACGGTAGGGATGCTGGCTTCTTGCAGCTCCTCCAATGCTAATGCCGAGCAAAAAGAAGAAATTAAGAATATACCAATTACACCGCTTGTTGTAATGGATACGACTGTCTATCAGGAGTATATTGCAGATATTCAGGCCTTGAAAAATGTTGAGATTCGATCCAAATTAAATGGATTTCTAGATAAAATATATGTGGACGAGGGTGCTTGGGTAAAGAAAGGCCAGATTTTATTCCGATATAATAACGAAGAGTATCGCTCGGAGGTTGCCAAAGCAAAAGCGCAATATGATAATTCCATTGCTGAAGCTCAAAAAATCAAGCTTGAGATGGAAAGAACCCAAAAGTTGGTGGATAAAAATATTGTGAGTCCTTCGGAATATAATCTATTAAAAATTCAGTTGAAGGCCGCTAATTCTAAAATTGAAGAAGCCCGTGCTTTAGTTAATCAAGCCCAAACGAGATTGGATTATACGGTGATCCAGGCACCATTTGATGGTCGGATAGATCGGATCTTATTGAAGGAAGGTTCGCTACTGACAGAGGGAAGCCTCATCACCACGATTTCTGATCTAAGCCAGGTCAATGTTTATTTTGATATTTCAGAACGGGAATACCTGACGATGATGCAAGATAAAATGAATGGGAAGGAAACCCGTAAAACGGTGAAATTAATTTTGGCGAATGGGGTCTTATACCCACATGAAGGGGTAGCACATATTGTCGAAAGTGAATTTGAGGCAAATACGGGGTCTATCGCACTTCGTGTACAATTTCCAAATAAGGAACATATCCTGAAACACGGTGCTACTGGTAAGATTGCTGTCCCGATGGAAACTGGAGAACATGCATTTGTACATCAGAAATCAGTATTTGAGATACAGGACAAAACTTATGTTTATACCATGCAGGCTGATAGTACAGTCAAGATGACACCTTTTATTGCGGGGCCTCGTGTAGGCCATTATTACATTGTTGAAGGTGGGCTCGATCCAAATGTTAAAGTGGTTTATGAAGGTGTGCAAAATTTGCGTAATGGAATGAAAATTAATCCAAAATTGAGGAGGCTGTAG
- a CDS encoding GH92 family glycosyl hydrolase, giving the protein MFNIKKITGGVLFLFASHVSLAQQSSPVDYVNPLIGTESKYELSNGNTYPAIARPWGMNFWTPQTGNMGDGWVYTYTADKIKGFKQTHQPSPWNNDYGQFSLMPMTGKPQFDQEKRASWFSHKAEVVKPYYYSVYLADHDVTTELTPSQRAAVFQFTFPKTEQAYVIIDAFDKGSYIKVIPQENKIIGYSTKNSGGVPDNFKNYFVITFDRPFSYKAGVRNGNIKDNELEIQDDHAGAIIGFPSLKRGEKVMAKVASSFISFEQAELNLNEVKSKTFEQVADEGKQQWNEVLGRVQVEDKNVDRLRTFYSCLYRSTLFPRDFSEIDGSGRRIHYSPYNGQILPGEMFTDTGFWDTFRSLFPLLNLLYPSMNDRMQEGLVNAYKESGYLPEWASPGHRASMIGNNSASVVADALVTNRTGYDKEILWEALKHGAHNAYPKHSSTGRFGHEYYNKLGYIPADVKVDQNVARSLEYAYNDWCIYEFGKTLGKPKSETAIYAQRAMNYKNLFDPTTKLMRGKKADGSFVANFDPSAWSREYTEGNAWHWSFCVFHDPQGLIDLMGGNKSFVSMLDTVFVIPSYEGMKSRSMIHEMREMQVMNMGQYAHGNQPIQHMPYLYNYAAEPWKAQYWVRKIMDKLYLPTPDGYCGDEDNGQTSAWYVFSSLGFYPVSPGSGEYVIGSPQFDSVTLKLENGKKVHIHAKQERVDQVYVNQLSWNGKAYEKNYIRYSDLLKGADLEFKMSTEPNKNRGIKKDDAPYSFSNEKF; this is encoded by the coding sequence ATGTTTAACATTAAAAAAATAACAGGCGGTGTCCTTTTTCTTTTTGCGTCTCATGTAAGTTTAGCGCAACAATCTTCTCCGGTAGACTATGTAAACCCTTTGATTGGTACAGAATCTAAATACGAGCTGTCTAATGGGAATACCTATCCTGCCATCGCGCGTCCTTGGGGAATGAACTTCTGGACACCGCAGACAGGTAATATGGGCGATGGTTGGGTATATACTTATACTGCGGATAAGATCAAGGGATTTAAGCAAACGCATCAACCTAGTCCCTGGAATAATGATTATGGACAATTCTCGTTGATGCCGATGACGGGTAAACCACAGTTTGATCAGGAAAAACGGGCGAGTTGGTTCTCGCATAAAGCCGAGGTTGTGAAACCCTATTATTATAGTGTTTACCTGGCAGATCATGATGTCACTACTGAGCTTACACCTTCCCAAAGGGCTGCGGTATTTCAATTTACTTTTCCCAAAACAGAACAGGCTTATGTGATTATTGATGCCTTTGATAAGGGATCGTATATCAAGGTTATTCCTCAAGAAAATAAAATTATAGGTTATTCGACCAAAAATAGTGGTGGTGTTCCAGATAATTTTAAGAATTATTTTGTCATAACTTTTGATCGGCCTTTTTCGTATAAAGCTGGTGTAAGGAATGGCAATATCAAGGATAATGAATTGGAAATTCAGGATGATCATGCTGGAGCGATCATTGGCTTCCCTTCTTTAAAAAGAGGAGAGAAAGTAATGGCAAAGGTTGCTTCTTCCTTTATTAGTTTTGAACAGGCGGAGCTTAATCTCAATGAAGTGAAGTCTAAAACATTTGAGCAGGTTGCAGATGAAGGCAAACAACAATGGAACGAGGTATTGGGGCGTGTTCAGGTAGAGGATAAAAACGTGGATCGTTTGCGTACGTTTTATTCCTGTCTCTATCGTTCAACATTATTTCCACGAGATTTCTCCGAGATTGATGGTTCAGGAAGACGAATTCATTATAGCCCTTATAACGGCCAGATCCTACCTGGTGAAATGTTCACAGATACAGGCTTTTGGGACACATTCAGAAGTTTATTTCCGCTTTTGAACTTGCTCTATCCATCTATGAATGATCGTATGCAGGAGGGCTTAGTGAATGCCTACAAGGAAAGTGGATACTTGCCAGAATGGGCATCACCGGGGCATCGTGCGTCTATGATCGGTAATAATTCTGCATCGGTAGTAGCGGATGCTTTGGTGACTAATCGAACAGGTTATGATAAAGAAATTCTTTGGGAGGCCCTGAAACATGGTGCACATAATGCGTATCCAAAACATTCTTCTACTGGGCGTTTTGGCCATGAGTACTATAATAAACTAGGTTATATTCCAGCAGATGTAAAGGTTGACCAGAACGTAGCCCGCTCCTTGGAATATGCCTATAACGATTGGTGTATTTATGAATTTGGAAAGACCTTAGGTAAACCAAAATCTGAAACAGCTATTTATGCACAACGGGCGATGAATTACAAAAATCTTTTTGACCCAACGACAAAGTTGATGCGTGGTAAAAAAGCTGATGGTTCTTTTGTTGCAAATTTTGATCCAAGTGCTTGGTCCCGTGAATATACTGAAGGTAATGCATGGCATTGGAGTTTTTGTGTATTCCATGATCCACAGGGACTAATCGATTTGATGGGCGGAAATAAATCTTTCGTTTCCATGTTGGATACTGTCTTTGTTATCCCAAGTTATGAAGGTATGAAAAGTCGTAGCATGATCCACGAGATGCGTGAAATGCAGGTCATGAATATGGGGCAATATGCGCATGGTAATCAACCGATCCAACATATGCCTTACCTCTATAACTATGCCGCAGAACCATGGAAGGCACAATATTGGGTCCGTAAGATCATGGATAAACTGTACCTTCCGACACCAGATGGCTACTGTGGTGATGAGGATAATGGACAGACTTCTGCTTGGTATGTTTTTTCATCATTGGGATTTTATCCTGTTTCACCCGGATCTGGAGAATATGTTATTGGTTCACCTCAGTTTGATAGCGTGACCTTAAAACTCGAAAATGGGAAAAAAGTCCATATTCATGCGAAGCAAGAGCGGGTCGATCAGGTTTATGTGAACCAGCTCTCCTGGAATGGAAAAGCTTATGAGAAAAACTATATTCGCTATTCGGATCTCCTAAAAGGAGCAGATCTGGAATTTAAAATGAGTACAGAACCGAATAAAAATAGAGGAATCAAGAAGGACGATGCTCCATATTCTTTCAGTAACGAAAAGTTTTAG
- a CDS encoding GH92 family glycosyl hydrolase encodes MNIRSLVCFGLLCAPYLLRAQETKLIQYVKPLIGTARMGHTFPGATVPFGAVQLSPDTDTLSYAVNGQYNGDVYKYCAGYQYGDPTIVGFSHTHFSGTGHSDLGDILVMPTQGKVQLNPGTADKSQEGYRSPYSHANERAEPNYYSVLLDKHQIKAELTTTTRVGIHRYTFPKSDASHLVVDLTAGIYNYDGKNVWTVVKVLNDSTLVGYRQTNGWSRTRTVYFAIKTSKPFKNYGAKYEDGKSVYNGFWRKFDQQHNFPDLAAHNIKLHLDFDTKANESILMKVALSPVSMKNALNNMEVEAPNWNFDGYVHAGQTAWEKELQKIEVDMLNKEDLVNFYTAMYHASLMPTIYMDQNGEYKGLDQEIHQAKGFTNYTSFSLWDTFRAFHPLLNLINPSRNADIVASMMAHYDQSVLKMLPIWSHYANDNWCMSGYHSVSVIVDAILKGVYKGDPEAALRACVQTANTRNYEGIGAYIDKGYVPDDVSGTSVSNTLEYAYDDWCIAQLAKKLGKEDIYRTFSKRAESWKSLYDPAIGFMRPKNSQGKFKEKFDVLDTHGQGFIEGNSWNYSLYVPHQPQEMMGLMGGQKKLETYLDSLFTMELPDKYFEHTEDITRDGIIGNYVHGNEPSHHVAYLYNMTQSPWKAQARLRQIIRNQYHNGHAGLGGNDDCGQMSAWYLFTALGFYPVAPGEDAYWIGSPLVKSAKINLENGKSIAITVRNQSEKNVYVKSVTLNGKLLDNLKLSYSSLTNGGELIYNMSSKPSK; translated from the coding sequence ATGAACATAAGAAGTTTAGTTTGTTTCGGTTTGCTATGTGCCCCTTATTTATTAAGAGCGCAGGAAACCAAATTGATTCAGTATGTTAAACCACTGATCGGAACCGCTCGAATGGGACATACTTTCCCTGGGGCGACCGTCCCTTTCGGTGCGGTGCAGCTAAGTCCAGATACGGATACTTTATCCTATGCTGTAAATGGACAGTACAATGGTGATGTGTATAAATACTGTGCTGGCTACCAATATGGTGACCCAACGATTGTTGGCTTTAGCCATACACACTTTAGTGGTACTGGCCACTCTGATCTTGGAGATATATTAGTCATGCCAACCCAGGGGAAGGTGCAGCTCAATCCAGGAACTGCAGATAAATCTCAGGAGGGGTATAGATCTCCTTATTCGCATGCAAATGAACGTGCCGAGCCCAACTACTACAGTGTTTTGCTTGATAAACATCAGATTAAAGCAGAATTAACAACAACAACACGCGTAGGGATCCATCGTTATACCTTTCCGAAATCAGATGCTTCACATCTTGTGGTGGATTTAACTGCTGGAATTTATAATTATGATGGTAAAAATGTTTGGACAGTTGTCAAGGTATTGAATGACTCGACCTTGGTAGGGTATCGCCAGACGAATGGATGGTCCCGGACACGTACCGTGTATTTTGCGATAAAAACGTCCAAACCTTTCAAAAACTATGGCGCTAAATATGAAGATGGGAAATCAGTGTATAACGGTTTTTGGCGTAAGTTTGATCAACAGCATAATTTCCCCGATCTAGCCGCTCACAACATCAAGCTACATTTGGATTTCGACACGAAAGCCAACGAATCTATCCTGATGAAAGTTGCGCTGAGCCCAGTAAGTATGAAGAATGCGCTCAACAACATGGAAGTTGAAGCTCCGAACTGGAATTTTGATGGGTATGTGCATGCAGGACAAACGGCATGGGAAAAGGAACTTCAGAAAATTGAAGTGGATATGTTGAACAAGGAGGATCTAGTCAATTTCTATACTGCCATGTATCATGCCAGTCTGATGCCAACCATTTATATGGATCAAAATGGTGAATATAAAGGATTGGATCAGGAGATTCATCAGGCGAAGGGTTTTACGAATTATACCTCGTTTTCACTTTGGGATACGTTTAGGGCATTCCATCCGCTTCTGAATCTGATTAACCCTTCGCGCAATGCAGATATCGTAGCGTCGATGATGGCGCATTACGATCAGAGCGTATTGAAAATGTTGCCGATTTGGTCACATTATGCCAACGACAATTGGTGTATGAGTGGTTATCACTCCGTATCAGTCATTGTTGATGCCATATTGAAAGGCGTGTATAAAGGTGATCCCGAAGCAGCATTACGAGCTTGTGTACAAACTGCAAATACACGTAATTATGAGGGAATAGGAGCCTATATAGATAAAGGGTATGTTCCGGATGATGTGTCTGGTACTTCGGTTTCCAATACACTGGAATATGCTTACGATGATTGGTGTATTGCTCAATTGGCAAAGAAGCTGGGTAAAGAAGATATTTACCGTACTTTTTCGAAACGTGCTGAGAGTTGGAAATCGCTATATGATCCGGCGATTGGATTTATGCGACCAAAGAATTCTCAAGGGAAGTTTAAGGAAAAATTTGATGTATTAGATACCCATGGCCAGGGCTTTATCGAGGGGAATTCCTGGAATTATAGTTTGTATGTCCCACACCAACCTCAGGAGATGATGGGGCTGATGGGTGGTCAAAAGAAACTGGAGACCTATCTGGATTCTTTATTTACTATGGAACTACCCGATAAATATTTTGAGCATACCGAGGATATCACCCGGGATGGAATTATTGGGAATTATGTACATGGAAACGAACCTTCGCATCATGTTGCCTATTTGTATAACATGACCCAGAGCCCTTGGAAGGCGCAGGCACGTTTACGTCAGATTATTCGAAATCAATATCATAATGGACATGCTGGGTTGGGTGGAAATGATGACTGTGGACAGATGTCCGCCTGGTATCTGTTTACAGCGCTTGGATTTTATCCTGTAGCACCGGGTGAAGATGCCTATTGGATTGGAAGCCCATTGGTGAAATCTGCAAAGATCAATCTAGAAAACGGAAAGAGTATTGCGATTACTGTGCGTAACCAATCGGAGAAGAATGTATATGTTAAATCGGTGACTTTGAATGGTAAACTCTTGGATAATTTGAAACTATCGTATAGTAGCCTAACGAATGGTGGTGAACTGATCTATAACATGAGTAGTAAACCGAGTAAATAA